From the genome of Flavobacterium luteolum, one region includes:
- a CDS encoding BrxA/BrxB family bacilliredoxin, with product MYPLDMVKPMEAELTAAGFQDLHSAEAVENAIKAEGTTLVVVNSVCGCAARNARPGAKMSLDNAKKPDHLITVFAGVDKEAVDAARQHMFPFPPSSPSMALFKNGELVHMLERHHIEGRPAELIAENLQDAFNEFC from the coding sequence ATGTATCCACTAGACATGGTAAAACCAATGGAAGCTGAATTAACAGCTGCAGGTTTTCAAGATTTACATAGTGCTGAAGCTGTTGAAAATGCTATCAAAGCTGAAGGTACCACTTTAGTAGTTGTAAACTCTGTTTGCGGGTGCGCTGCAAGAAATGCACGTCCGGGAGCAAAAATGAGTTTGGATAATGCTAAAAAACCAGATCATTTAATTACTGTTTTTGCAGGTGTAGACAAAGAAGCTGTTGATGCTGCAAGACAACACATGTTCCCATTTCCTCCATCTTCGCCATCTATGGCTTTGTTTAAAAACGGAGAATTGGTTCACATGTTAGAGCGTCATCACATTGAAGGACGCCCAGCTGAATTAATTGCTGAGAATTTACAGGATGCGTTTAACGAGTTCTGCTAA
- a CDS encoding glycosyltransferase yields MRILYFYPENPLHKAKGNNARALSLLEYFKSRNITVDFVGVETDLFAKNEINKLKEEKLISNGYFLPVFIRKKNKLKYFFQYSLPNKIKGKIGLFDNIRSGHIPAFNEALKENEYDVILISYLYWSKLIKNNPYLKKAKLIIDTHDFLTSQFQKKKKFQLGKFFETEIKLLNSYDKILVISPEEKYLFSQFINKEIALITHSLPQKSNLKTESKYDIIYVASENEHNTKAAKWFFDHVYPLLSKSLKIAVIGKITKFIDDYPNVEKISFIENLDDAYAQSKIAICPMLSGTGIKIKVIEALSLGLPVVCNERGVDGLINKSNNGCLVSNDPNEFANQINTLLTDANFYTKISSEANAYFSAHHSLDATYSILDNVFELQRF; encoded by the coding sequence ATGAGAATTTTATATTTCTATCCCGAAAATCCGCTGCACAAGGCAAAAGGAAATAACGCAAGAGCCTTGTCATTATTAGAATATTTTAAATCAAGAAATATTACTGTTGATTTTGTTGGTGTTGAAACAGACCTATTTGCTAAAAATGAAATCAACAAACTCAAAGAAGAAAAACTAATTTCTAACGGTTATTTTCTTCCTGTTTTTATCAGAAAAAAAAATAAGCTGAAGTATTTCTTTCAGTACTCGCTTCCAAACAAAATCAAAGGAAAAATTGGTTTGTTTGATAATATCCGTTCCGGTCATATTCCTGCTTTTAATGAAGCCTTAAAAGAGAATGAATATGATGTTATTTTGATCTCCTATCTGTATTGGTCAAAGCTAATCAAGAATAATCCGTATCTGAAAAAGGCAAAGTTAATAATTGATACGCACGATTTCCTTACTTCACAATTTCAGAAAAAAAAGAAGTTCCAATTAGGTAAGTTTTTTGAAACAGAAATAAAACTTTTAAATTCTTATGATAAAATTTTAGTGATTTCTCCAGAAGAAAAATACCTTTTCTCTCAATTTATTAATAAAGAAATCGCTTTGATAACCCATAGCTTGCCACAAAAAAGTAATTTAAAAACAGAAAGTAAATACGACATTATCTATGTTGCCAGCGAAAACGAACACAACACCAAAGCCGCCAAATGGTTCTTTGATCATGTTTATCCTTTACTTTCAAAATCGCTAAAAATTGCTGTAATTGGAAAAATCACTAAATTCATAGATGATTACCCAAATGTGGAGAAAATTAGTTTTATTGAAAATCTTGATGATGCTTATGCTCAGTCTAAAATTGCAATATGTCCAATGCTAAGCGGTACGGGAATCAAAATCAAAGTAATCGAAGCTTTGTCTCTCGGGCTTCCGGTAGTGTGCAATGAAAGAGGCGTTGACGGATTAATAAATAAGTCTAATAATGGCTGTTTGGTTTCGAATGATCCGAATGAATTTGCGAATCAGATCAATACATTACTAACCGATGCCAATTTTTATACTAAAATCAGCTCTGAAGCCAATGCCTATTTTAGCGCTCATCATAGTCTTGATGCAACTTACAGCATATTAGACAATGTATTTGAATTACAGCGATTCTAA
- a CDS encoding lycopene cyclase family protein: MNSSQIPHFDYIFTGTGLASLMTVYKMILSGKFADKTILLLDQDLKKSNDRTWCFWEKEESIWDSVISKKWDSALFSNENFRRDLDLKPYSYQKINGLDFYNFVFETISNHSNITFLNEKVTDINELETHVFVGTEENRFTCNYLFNSIYTKAFAEGQNKYPVLQQHFVGWFVKTQEEVFNPEEVTFMDFSVEQKENTRFMYVLPTSKTEALVEYTLFSEKLLPKEEYENEIQIYLKKLGVSQYQILEKEEGSIPMTCYPFWERNTKRVLNIGTAGGWTKASTGYTFKNSDKKSSDLVGFIQNDTATSLNMKLFHKKSKFWFYDLLLLDILYRHNELGSSIFSSLFKKGNPKLIFKFLDEETNLIEDFRVIMKCPKLPFIKALLRAIFT; encoded by the coding sequence ATGAATTCTTCGCAAATCCCACATTTCGATTACATTTTTACAGGAACAGGACTAGCATCTTTGATGACGGTTTATAAAATGATTTTGTCTGGAAAATTCGCTGATAAAACCATTTTACTGTTAGATCAGGATTTGAAGAAATCCAATGACAGAACTTGGTGTTTCTGGGAAAAAGAAGAAAGCATCTGGGATTCGGTGATTTCAAAAAAATGGGATTCGGCTCTTTTTTCTAATGAGAATTTCAGACGCGATCTGGATTTAAAACCCTATTCATACCAAAAAATCAACGGATTAGATTTTTATAATTTCGTTTTTGAAACTATTTCAAATCATTCTAATATTACGTTTTTAAACGAAAAAGTAACCGACATAAACGAATTGGAAACTCATGTTTTTGTGGGAACAGAAGAAAATAGATTTACCTGCAATTATTTATTCAATAGTATTTATACTAAGGCTTTCGCCGAAGGACAGAATAAATATCCCGTTTTGCAACAGCATTTTGTGGGTTGGTTTGTAAAGACGCAAGAAGAAGTTTTCAATCCTGAAGAAGTAACTTTCATGGATTTTTCGGTTGAACAAAAAGAAAATACAAGATTTATGTATGTGCTGCCGACTTCAAAAACGGAAGCTTTGGTAGAATATACGCTGTTTTCAGAAAAGCTTCTTCCAAAAGAGGAATATGAAAACGAGATTCAAATCTATTTGAAGAAACTCGGTGTAAGCCAATATCAAATTCTTGAAAAAGAAGAGGGAAGCATTCCCATGACATGTTATCCATTTTGGGAAAGAAACACCAAAAGAGTCTTGAATATTGGGACTGCAGGCGGCTGGACAAAAGCAAGTACAGGTTATACTTTTAAAAACTCAGATAAAAAATCCTCAGATTTGGTAGGTTTTATTCAGAATGATACCGCGACTTCGCTCAATATGAAATTGTTTCATAAAAAATCTAAATTTTGGTTTTATGATTTATTGCTTTTGGATATTCTGTATCGACATAACGAATTGGGAAGTTCTATTTTTTCTTCATTATTTAAAAAGGGAAATCCAAAATTGATTTTTAAGTTTTTAGATGAAGAGACTAATCTCATTGAAGATTTTCGAGTGATTATGAAATGCCCAAAATTGCCTTTTATAAAGGCTTTGTTACGGGCGATTTTCACATAA
- a CDS encoding thioredoxin family protein, which translates to MKKLFLLILFGITSTGFCQLKSSTFEEIGSLQQIQKRKTIVFIHTDWCQFCQRMKSTTFKDQEIIEKLNSDFYFIDFNAEEKRDITFNNHIFKYKPSGNNVGVHELALQLGTINNQIAYPTLCVLNEKNEIIFQYNIYLSSKEFKILLEKVK; encoded by the coding sequence ATGAAAAAGCTGTTTCTCTTAATTCTCTTCGGAATAACTTCAACAGGGTTCTGCCAATTAAAAAGCAGCACTTTTGAAGAAATAGGCAGCTTACAGCAAATTCAAAAACGAAAAACCATTGTTTTCATTCATACCGATTGGTGTCAATTTTGCCAGAGAATGAAATCCACAACTTTTAAAGATCAGGAAATAATCGAAAAATTAAACTCCGATTTCTATTTTATTGATTTCAATGCAGAGGAAAAGCGAGATATTACATTCAACAACCATATTTTTAAGTACAAACCTTCAGGAAATAATGTTGGAGTACATGAATTGGCATTGCAGCTTGGAACTATCAATAATCAAATTGCCTATCCGACTTTATGTGTTTTGAATGAGAAAAACGAAATCATTTTCCAATATAATATTTATTTAAGCTCAAAAGAGTTTAAAATTCTGTTGGAGAAAGTGAAATAG
- a CDS encoding glycosyltransferase family 4 protein, which translates to MIKASKVYLVFLNGKSNAGGAERMVHYLDEYLKSRKILTEIIDEDRLKNTFIGKLYWKLFNKRHFEKRRAKYIARFATAFLWLNYRSNKLVISNGEPTAYYPTDYVISHGCYHKMELDYGRKDPRLSRVAKLQMIACKNAKKIIAVEDNVKKDLIQYYGIDENKINVVPNCIDKTNFYPIKKTSTSFKTVVYIGRLEYGKGISELQELARLVEQQNDWRLLIATNNPSNTELFKNLNHTEILVGLTIDNINELAYSRADIVFYPSYSESFGMVTIETLACGKPIAGSAVGILPKLVKDKQPGAYLLPKEIDENIFQFLDHCIEDSKKTSPEEIHEMTMKKFSVESYFEQMDKQFTN; encoded by the coding sequence ATGATAAAGGCAAGTAAAGTTTATTTGGTATTTCTAAACGGAAAATCTAATGCCGGCGGTGCAGAACGGATGGTTCATTATTTGGACGAATATCTCAAAAGCCGAAAGATTCTGACTGAAATAATAGATGAGGATCGTTTAAAAAACACTTTTATCGGAAAGCTATACTGGAAATTATTCAATAAAAGACATTTCGAAAAACGAAGAGCAAAATATATTGCACGATTTGCAACTGCTTTTCTTTGGCTTAATTATCGATCAAATAAATTAGTCATTAGCAATGGTGAACCCACAGCTTATTATCCAACCGATTACGTAATTTCTCATGGTTGTTATCATAAAATGGAATTAGACTACGGAAGAAAAGATCCTAGATTGAGTAGAGTGGCCAAATTGCAAATGATAGCCTGCAAAAATGCCAAGAAAATAATCGCTGTTGAAGACAATGTCAAAAAAGATCTAATACAATACTATGGAATTGATGAAAACAAAATAAATGTGGTGCCAAATTGTATTGATAAGACTAATTTTTATCCCATAAAAAAAACATCAACCAGTTTTAAAACAGTTGTATATATTGGCCGACTCGAATACGGAAAAGGCATTTCAGAATTACAGGAACTAGCAAGACTTGTTGAACAGCAAAACGATTGGAGACTTCTTATTGCAACAAACAATCCTTCAAATACAGAACTTTTTAAAAATTTAAATCATACCGAAATCTTAGTCGGATTAACCATAGACAATATCAACGAACTGGCTTATTCACGGGCAGATATTGTTTTCTATCCTTCGTATTCAGAAAGTTTTGGAATGGTGACCATTGAAACACTTGCTTGCGGAAAACCAATTGCAGGAAGTGCCGTCGGCATTCTTCCCAAATTAGTCAAAGACAAACAGCCTGGCGCTTATTTGCTTCCCAAAGAAATCGATGAGAATATTTTTCAATTTTTGGATCATTGCATTGAAGATTCAAAAAAAACAAGCCCAGAGGAGATTCATGAAATGACAATGAAAAAGTTTAGCGTTGAATCTTATTTTGAACAAATGGATAAGCAGTTTACTAATTAA
- a CDS encoding efflux transporter outer membrane subunit, giving the protein MSKKYKIIVIVLVVSLLPVGCMVGPKYKKPEQLKSDSYKNERNLDSLASVTNLKWFDLFNDDVLKGLIQKGLENNYDLKIAVSRIEQFRAELGYSKADLFPAFQYGATINSNKKYITPSTAGASMSWELDFWGKFRHENNAVKDELLATEEARKVILSDIVANIAIAYFQMRNFDDQLEITKHTLETREKYYQIISERFEKGYISEVDKVQIEQQVAIAEAAIPNIERQITYQENAIALLTGQLPTEIPRGKSNTELQIVSKIPLSIPSALLENRPDVKAAELRYAAANERIGVAQAMRFPSINLAAIAGFASADLSNLFLGSSYMQNASGGIAGPIFAFGKNKRRVEINRQQAEQFKFLYQQKYIDAVSEVEQSIQNVRTYQEEWKARNRQVQAALINFKLSHERYDSGYVSYLEVLDVETNLFNAQLSLAQLSERQLSSMVELYKALGGGWNL; this is encoded by the coding sequence ATGAGTAAGAAATATAAAATAATCGTTATTGTATTGGTTGTTTCCTTACTTCCAGTGGGATGTATGGTCGGACCAAAATATAAAAAACCTGAGCAGTTAAAATCAGATTCTTATAAAAACGAAAGAAATTTAGACAGTCTCGCTTCGGTAACCAACTTAAAATGGTTTGATTTGTTTAATGATGATGTTTTAAAAGGTCTTATTCAAAAAGGCCTTGAGAATAATTATGATTTAAAAATTGCGGTTTCGAGAATTGAACAGTTTCGTGCTGAATTAGGTTATTCCAAAGCCGATTTATTTCCGGCTTTTCAATATGGAGCTACTATAAACAGCAATAAGAAATACATTACTCCATCGACCGCCGGTGCAAGTATGTCTTGGGAACTAGATTTCTGGGGAAAATTTCGCCATGAAAACAATGCTGTCAAAGATGAACTTCTCGCTACAGAAGAAGCTCGTAAAGTAATATTGTCTGATATTGTTGCCAATATTGCAATAGCGTACTTTCAGATGCGAAATTTTGATGATCAGCTGGAAATAACCAAGCATACTCTTGAAACAAGAGAAAAGTACTATCAAATCATAAGTGAGAGATTTGAAAAAGGATACATCTCAGAAGTTGATAAAGTACAGATTGAACAGCAGGTTGCGATTGCTGAAGCAGCAATTCCTAACATTGAAAGACAAATAACCTATCAAGAAAATGCGATTGCGTTGCTTACAGGTCAGCTACCTACTGAAATTCCAAGAGGAAAAAGCAATACCGAGTTACAGATAGTCAGCAAAATTCCATTATCAATTCCGTCTGCCTTATTAGAAAACAGACCCGATGTAAAAGCGGCCGAATTAAGATATGCAGCAGCAAACGAAAGAATTGGCGTAGCACAGGCAATGCGTTTTCCGTCTATCAATCTAGCTGCAATTGCCGGATTTGCCAGTGCCGATTTGAGTAATCTTTTTCTAGGAAGCTCTTATATGCAAAATGCTTCTGGCGGAATTGCAGGACCAATATTTGCATTCGGAAAAAACAAAAGAAGAGTTGAAATAAACAGACAACAAGCAGAACAGTTCAAATTTCTTTATCAACAAAAATATATTGATGCTGTTTCTGAAGTAGAACAATCTATACAAAACGTTAGAACTTATCAAGAAGAATGGAAAGCCCGCAACAGACAAGTTCAAGCGGCTTTGATAAACTTTAAACTATCTCACGAAAGATATGACAGCGGTTATGTTTCTTACTTGGAAGTTTTAGATGTAGAAACCAACCTTTTCAATGCACAGTTAAGTCTAGCACAATTATCTGAAAGACAATTAAGTTCAATGGTTGAATTGTACAAAGCGCTTGGTGGAGGGTGGAATCTTTAA
- a CDS encoding glycosyltransferase, with the protein MGIFKNIKRYYKRKEEIRNQHDQSIPNYNTYNPSNKTIVFFNIHMPAPEHDSGSNRLKEIILFFKSKDYNCIICSKDTFRDNGYVTYFSKLGAVVFVENNQYSNYFDFIASLPKVDFVWYYGAKALGRNVKKVSKIFPLATSLYDMVDIHFLRYKRAIKINPSRISLTKNYLKFFWIETRLARKVDLVLTISNVENEIMAKYIDERKLMILSNIHYLKVGKDQLLPFEDREDLLFIGSQHEPNVDAVNYLYHEIMPLVWKTNNTIKVNIIGNLNEKLKNIKDSRFIFKGHVCDIKPLFNTNKMMVAPLRYGAGVKGKIGQAFEYYLPVVTTSIGAEGMKLVQERNALIYDAKEEFASAILNLYGNKSLWLELQQNSAESLEPFSNHALEALFLKLESL; encoded by the coding sequence ATGGGGATATTTAAAAATATTAAGCGCTATTATAAACGAAAAGAAGAAATTAGGAACCAGCACGATCAATCAATTCCAAATTATAATACTTACAACCCATCAAATAAAACTATTGTTTTTTTCAATATTCATATGCCAGCTCCTGAACATGATTCGGGTTCTAACAGACTGAAAGAGATTATATTGTTTTTTAAAAGCAAAGATTATAATTGTATTATTTGTTCAAAAGATACCTTTCGAGATAATGGTTATGTAACTTATTTCAGTAAGTTAGGCGCCGTCGTTTTTGTAGAAAACAATCAGTATTCGAACTATTTTGATTTTATAGCATCACTTCCTAAAGTTGATTTTGTGTGGTATTATGGAGCAAAAGCTTTAGGTCGGAATGTAAAAAAAGTATCCAAAATTTTTCCGCTCGCTACGTCACTTTATGATATGGTAGATATTCATTTTCTGCGGTATAAAAGAGCAATTAAGATTAATCCCAGCCGAATTTCATTAACAAAAAACTATTTGAAGTTTTTTTGGATCGAAACAAGACTTGCCAGAAAAGTAGATTTGGTATTGACTATTTCTAATGTCGAAAATGAAATTATGGCAAAGTATATCGATGAACGCAAATTGATGATACTTTCTAATATCCATTATTTAAAAGTTGGTAAAGATCAACTTTTGCCTTTTGAAGATCGTGAAGACTTGCTTTTTATAGGCTCGCAGCATGAACCCAATGTTGACGCTGTCAATTATTTATATCACGAAATAATGCCGCTGGTTTGGAAGACAAATAACACTATAAAAGTAAATATTATAGGCAATCTTAATGAGAAACTTAAAAACATTAAAGATTCTAGATTTATTTTTAAAGGCCATGTATGTGATATAAAACCACTATTTAATACAAATAAAATGATGGTTGCTCCTTTGCGATATGGTGCTGGGGTAAAAGGAAAAATAGGCCAGGCTTTTGAGTATTATCTGCCAGTTGTTACGACATCAATTGGTGCGGAAGGCATGAAGCTGGTTCAAGAAAGAAATGCTTTGATTTACGATGCTAAAGAGGAATTTGCTTCGGCGATACTTAATTTATATGGAAACAAATCGCTTTGGCTGGAATTGCAGCAAAACTCTGCAGAAAGTCTTGAACCATTCTCAAATCATGCTTTAGAAGCATTGTTTTTAAAATTAGAATCGCTGTAA
- a CDS encoding TonB-dependent receptor, giving the protein MKYLFLTILIIATKSVFSQNITGKVESILPIDQEITIRLLNTNFRTQADSFGFYKLENIPNGTYKINVTSTGFKPITQRITIVENENLNLDFELEEDQNELNEVVVSGTLKPVKRLESAVPVEVYSPTFFKKNPTPSIYDALQNINGVRPQLNCGVCNTGDIHINGLEGPYTLVMIDGMPIVSSLSTVYGLSGIPNSLVERIEIVKGPASSLYGSEAVGGLINIITKNPTNAPVFSADYFTTSYFESNLDLGMKFNVGKKAISLIGVNYFNYDQVIDKDKDNFTDVTLSERISIFNKWSFQRNQNRLFTIAVRGMYEDRWGGDIRWEKKYRGGDEIYGESIYTKRAELIGSYQLPFEEKLMLSFSGNVHYQDSRYGTTSYIANQKIGFLQLTWDKKIGRNDLLAGIASRYTYYDDNTTATKEAENTWLPGIFVQDEITFSPKSQVLLGMRYDYNSIHGSIFTPRFAYRFKPNENTIFRLNAGTGFRVVNLFTEDHAALTGSRDVIIRNDLKPEQSINVNLNYIQKINFGNGTFMGIETTAFYTRFSNKIISDYETDPNKIIYDNIDGYALSQGISTNIDLNFPSGLKFIIGATVLDNKNVENGISERPYLTENFTGTWSISYKIQPWNLSMDYTGNVYSPMKLPLLSETDPRSPDSPWYSIQNIQFTFSGWKDFEVYGGIKNLLNFTPKQNNPFLISRTNDPFDKNVQYDSTGKVLVTPDNPYGLTFDTTYVYGQNQTIRGFLGLRYTFR; this is encoded by the coding sequence ATGAAATATTTATTTTTGACAATATTAATAATTGCAACAAAAAGTGTTTTCTCTCAAAATATCACTGGAAAAGTAGAAAGTATACTTCCTATTGATCAGGAAATTACCATTCGTTTATTAAATACAAACTTTAGAACACAAGCTGATTCTTTCGGATTTTATAAATTAGAAAATATCCCAAACGGAACTTATAAAATAAACGTAACCTCAACAGGATTTAAACCCATAACCCAAAGAATTACAATTGTAGAAAATGAAAATCTGAATCTTGATTTTGAATTAGAAGAAGATCAAAATGAATTGAACGAAGTGGTGGTTTCAGGAACGTTAAAACCTGTAAAACGATTAGAAAGTGCCGTTCCTGTTGAGGTGTATTCACCAACATTCTTCAAGAAAAATCCAACACCAAGTATTTACGATGCGCTTCAAAACATAAATGGCGTTCGTCCACAGTTAAATTGTGGCGTTTGCAACACAGGAGACATTCATATCAACGGATTGGAAGGTCCATATACTTTGGTGATGATTGACGGAATGCCAATTGTGAGCAGTCTTTCTACGGTTTATGGCTTGTCTGGAATTCCGAATTCTTTGGTGGAACGAATCGAAATTGTAAAAGGTCCAGCCTCGTCTCTTTATGGAAGTGAAGCGGTTGGAGGATTAATTAATATCATCACTAAAAATCCGACTAACGCACCCGTTTTTTCAGCCGATTATTTTACGACTTCTTATTTTGAAAGTAATCTAGATTTGGGAATGAAATTTAATGTGGGAAAAAAGGCCATTTCGCTTATTGGTGTTAATTACTTCAACTATGATCAAGTAATCGATAAAGATAAAGATAATTTTACCGATGTAACGCTTTCTGAACGTATTTCGATTTTTAATAAATGGAGTTTTCAGCGAAATCAAAATCGCCTTTTTACCATTGCTGTACGTGGAATGTATGAAGATCGTTGGGGCGGAGATATTCGTTGGGAGAAAAAATACCGAGGTGGTGACGAAATTTACGGTGAAAGCATTTACACCAAAAGAGCCGAATTAATTGGAAGTTATCAATTGCCGTTTGAAGAAAAACTGATGCTTTCGTTCTCTGGAAATGTGCATTATCAGGACAGCCGTTATGGAACAACATCTTATATCGCCAATCAGAAAATTGGATTTTTACAACTGACTTGGGATAAAAAAATTGGTCGAAACGATTTATTAGCAGGAATTGCAAGCCGATACACATACTACGACGATAACACAACTGCAACAAAAGAAGCCGAAAACACTTGGCTTCCAGGAATTTTTGTTCAAGACGAAATTACCTTTTCTCCAAAAAGTCAGGTTTTGCTGGGAATGCGTTACGATTACAATTCGATTCACGGATCTATTTTCACACCAAGATTTGCTTACAGATTTAAGCCAAACGAAAACACCATTTTTAGATTAAATGCAGGAACTGGGTTTCGTGTCGTCAATTTATTTACCGAAGATCACGCGGCTTTAACGGGTTCTAGAGATGTTATTATTAGAAACGATTTGAAACCCGAACAGTCTATAAATGTGAATTTAAATTATATTCAGAAAATCAATTTTGGCAATGGAACGTTTATGGGAATTGAAACGACTGCTTTTTACACGAGATTTAGCAATAAGATTATTTCTGATTACGAAACAGATCCCAACAAAATCATTTACGACAATATTGATGGTTACGCATTAAGTCAAGGAATCAGTACGAATATCGATCTTAATTTTCCATCGGGATTAAAGTTTATTATCGGAGCCACGGTTTTAGACAATAAAAACGTTGAGAACGGGATTTCTGAAAGACCTTATTTGACGGAGAATTTCACCGGAACTTGGAGCATTTCGTATAAAATTCAGCCTTGGAACTTGTCGATGGATTATACTGGAAATGTTTATAGTCCGATGAAATTGCCTTTGTTGAGCGAAACCGATCCAAGAAGTCCAGATTCGCCTTGGTATAGTATTCAGAATATTCAGTTTACCTTTTCAGGTTGGAAGGATTTTGAAGTTTATGGAGGAATTAAGAATCTGTTGAATTTTACTCCGAAACAGAATAATCCATTTTTGATTTCGAGAACCAATGATCCTTTCGACAAAAATGTGCAATACGATTCGACAGGAAAAGTTCTGGTTACGCCTGATAATCCCTACGGTTTGACATTTGACACAACTTATGTTTATGGACAGAACCAAACAATTCGCGGATTTTTGGGATTGCGATATACTTTTAGGTAA
- a CDS encoding DUF6492 family protein produces the protein MHKLILFIKTYEPDFKTVYKLLDSIDEFNKDSIPVVISVNDEHFGFLKKDCLEKYKVYRDSEICKTTITEGWRYQQIIKCNVYKLNICENYVAIDSDAVFIKDFYISDFMYDENTPYTIMQESKDLLEMTERIGMDSENLFFKRALRDTRPFFGNKGKEWDYGPSPYIWNCKVWEHFNEVFLKEINLTFDQFFTEIDKKSYSPSDCVIYGEYLLKTRLIDLLPIGSLFKVYHYKKQYAIENNQLKLEQLRKIYLGLIHQSNWRRKKKKWYRFF, from the coding sequence ATGCATAAATTGATCCTTTTCATTAAAACTTATGAACCTGATTTTAAAACCGTTTATAAGCTTTTAGATTCTATAGATGAGTTTAATAAAGACAGCATTCCGGTAGTTATTTCTGTAAACGATGAGCATTTTGGTTTCTTAAAAAAGGACTGTCTTGAGAAATATAAAGTCTATCGAGATTCTGAAATCTGCAAAACAACAATTACCGAAGGATGGAGATACCAGCAAATCATAAAATGCAATGTTTACAAGCTTAATATCTGCGAAAATTATGTTGCTATAGATTCTGATGCTGTTTTTATAAAGGACTTTTACATTTCCGATTTTATGTATGACGAAAATACGCCATACACTATCATGCAAGAATCTAAAGATTTACTTGAAATGACAGAAAGAATCGGTATGGATTCTGAAAATCTGTTTTTTAAAAGAGCTTTGAGAGATACTCGTCCGTTTTTTGGAAATAAAGGCAAAGAATGGGATTATGGTCCATCTCCCTATATCTGGAATTGCAAGGTTTGGGAACATTTTAATGAAGTGTTCTTAAAAGAAATAAATCTCACTTTTGATCAATTTTTTACCGAAATAGACAAAAAAAGCTATTCCCCAAGTGATTGTGTGATCTATGGAGAATATCTGCTAAAGACCAGATTAATAGACTTATTACCAATTGGTAGCCTTTTTAAAGTTTATCATTACAAAAAGCAATATGCAATCGAAAATAACCAGTTGAAACTTGAGCAATTGCGCAAAATTTATCTTGGGCTTATTCACCAAAGTAATTGGCGAAGAAAGAAAAAAAAGTGGTATCGATTTTTTTAA